aaaatttctctacaatattttTTTTCAGGTGCAATGTCAATCTCTACCATTCTACTATCTCTGACTTCTTCTATGTCCTTGGTTGGGACTTCTTCCACTCCCCTTCTTCAACAAGGCCAGCCTTAAACCAcgcacactaagcaacatattaagcttagagaatgttagtcaactctgagcgTTTAAcgcttttaagcctagaagtcaaagcttagtgtgcaTGATTTAAGCTACCCATGATTTAAGCTACCCGCTTCAACAATGCTCCTATCTTAGGGTTCCTTTGTCTTAGGATGATgcaattatataatatttttattgtctTCACTCACATAGAACTTGTTAATCCACCAAAACTAGGAATTTTGCACAAGCATCTCTATCTCCTTGCATCGATGACTCATGACTAGTGGATGATAATGATTCTAGCCAAATTGTGCAATAAAAATCACCCTCTATTATTCCTTGCACTCATCTACCCATAGTAAATCTTAGTGCCCTTGACATGAAGGAGGAAGAACTTCATAAAAATAAATTTGTTAGCATGTCGCTTTCATAATTTTTTCAAGTTTGGGAGATTTGAACAAGTGGATTTCAAATCATTGACAACCTTTAATTGATGGTGAGCTTTATGTTGGCCCTTGCACTAAGGGTTTGTTCTATGTCACATGCGAGCTCCTTAAGGACACAACTACACTACTATAGAATGGTCTATGGTGTTGGAATAACTCCCTTTTGGGAATGAAGCCACCGTACCTAGATTTTAACCCTTTACAAATACCTTTTCAAATTTTCCAATCTGATTAAAATTACCAAACTTGTCATTACAATTTTGAGGATCTTCATGCTTTCATGTCATAGGTAACTCTATTGATAAATATATTTTTGGCTGACATCTTCAGAAGATCATTCTACATTTATTTTATGATCCTCCTTTATATTTGTGTGGATTATTGATGATTTGGTTCTTACTCATCCCCTCCATGCTAAGGTTTAAATCAAATCTAGCTCCAAGTTTTGGAATCAAATGTTAAACtatgaagaaattgcttgtgtgtGTATGCATTGTTATGCTAGAGGGTCCACATAGCAAAGGAATGCTCAAAACCTGCTTCTTCTCCTTCAATAATTTTATcggtttaaggaaaataagctacTTGGTGGAAAAGGAGTTAATCCAAATCATGAACACATATTTTCTCATGCATAAAAGGGTCCTAACTTCAATTTTGATGTGCCAATCAAGCCTAGTTCAATTGTCAAAGCCTCTATAGTAGCACCAAAAATGGCGTGTTCTCCAAGCCATAGATCTAAGAAGATAAACAAGGCCTTCAATAGTGTTAAGGCTACAACAAGCTGAAAAAAGGTCATTGAAGTTCCTAGTGAAGTCAATGCTACTACTAAATTAGAGGATACTATGGTTCCATGCAAGGAAAAATCACCAAATGGCATGTTCCCAATGACTTTAAGTtcctaaaataaaaaaatgattataaACGATCTATTAGAATTAGTAACTTTAGTCATCTTAAGGTTTAGGATCTCCTATGATAAAATTATGCAAGAATGCTTATGAGTTTGATGTGTTGTATGACCCTCCACTTTGAAGTAAacccttttcatttttttcttttactaTTAATGGATATGTAATCACAAAAATGATATATGAGGCAAACGTTTGTCATAATAGATGAGCATCAATGATCTATTAGAATGTATGATAAAATCATGCATCAATGTTTATGGGTTTTCAATGCATTGTATGACCTCCACtttaaatcaaaacaaaaaaaaaacattaaattaatGGATATGACCGTCCCCTTAGCCAAatttatctataaaaaaaattaatacctTCTCTTAATATAATAAACAATTCTAACTTAAATTttgtaatataaataaaaaataaaaaattatataattaaatttttattttataccTGTTTTTTAAATTTTCTTGTTTTTAAAAATAGAATTTTACTTTTTATAAAAATTCGAACACTAAATACATTTGCTTATTAAAATTACAAACTAAAAAATAGCCATTCCTATTTTTCAAGAAAAAGATTATAAGTAATTTGTAGCATTTTTTAACCTCTTGAGAGTCCCAACTCCACAAAAATAGTTCTTGAAGCCCACTTAGAATTGCAACCTTAGGGTACAACTTCATGGAAGGGAACTTGCCAAAAAAAATTAGTTGGTGGTAATGAGATATTTAGAAATATTTTAAATATGTAgtcttatgaattttatgcttaaATCTAAAATTTTAAACTCTAGTCTTATAATACTTAAAAAATTGTAATAATCCATTCACCTtataaatatattatttcattATACTCTATATCttatcaattaaattaattttgttAAACTCTAATATTTTGATAAAGAGTGGTCACTAGAAAAATAATTATGTTGAGTATTAGGAAAATCCCACATAtctaataaaaaaacttaaaataatGGATCCCCTTTATCAGTATGAACAAGATTTATTTTTCCCTCCAATTCAACTCCATATGATTGACAAATGGTAGGAAATTTTTTTAAACTAGTAAAGAAATTTATAGCTCCACCTCAAATACAACCACTAAAAATTTGCAAACTAAAAAATTGGCACTCCTATTAATAATCTTTTAGCCCATAGAATCCCTATTTGAAAAAAACCCTCCATGGACTCACTAGATACAAGAAAACACAATAAGAGTAAGGTCCCATAAGGGGCTAAACACAATAAGAGTAAGGTACCATAGGGGGCTTTAGGATCTATTTTAGAGAGACAATGCTGCTTATAAATAAAATCTTTTCCTCAACAATAGCAGCCCTTACCTTTTAGTTCCAAAATTTTAAGTGGATGCAATTGGAGTGGAGCTAGAAATTGCTCCACCAACTTAAGCTTTTTTCTACCACTTATTAATCATGTAGAGTTTTTGTATTCCCACTAAttgattaatttttaatatttttttggactACAATCTTAACCACCCACATAGAAGCTCCCTTGTGCACATTCATGCATTTATAGATTGATTTCCAAAGACCCCCTTGATACAAAAAAACAATATAAGAGTAACGTCCTCTAGGGGGCTTTAGGATCTATTTTAAAGAAGTAGAGAATCTCATTAAGCAACAAAAAAATGTTGGGCTTAAATAAAATCTTTTCCTCAACAATAGCAACCCTTACCTTCAATTCATAAACTTTAAGTGGATGCAATTGAAATAGAGTTGGAAATTGCTCCACCAACTTAAGCCTTTTTGTTACCACTTATTCATCATATAGAGTTTTTGTATTCCCaatcattattatttttattattttatatttatttattatgttgtactatatatacaaaataataatgttagacCACATTCTCTTAAACTTTCAAGCTTAAACACAAAATTATGAGATAACCACTTTAAAATTATCCTAAATTTTGTTGGAAGCCTCCTTCATAGGACCTTAAGAGTTGTGATTAAGAGTTGTAGGTCtaataaagcaaaaaaaaatgcTATAAGATAAAATTTTAACTACTACAATTGAAGTGGGGCTATGAGTTGCCTCACCAAGTCCAACACATTTTTCTACCACTAATTAGTCATATTAAATTTTTATATTCTCatcaattattttttttattattttatatgtatttaccCATGTCCCCATGTGGCTACTTAAGTGATCTGTTGGAGTGTTCCCATGAAAATTTTTATTTAAGGGGAAAGGTAAAATTAGAATCTTTTCCTAAATCTATTGGAGTGTTCCCATGGAAATTTTTAATTAAGGGGAAAGGTAAAATTAGAATCTTTTCTTATTTTGGTGGAGTAGCAATTGCTTAAACTTGCAGCAAAATTAAACATTCATGAGCCAATAGTTCCACAAATTATTGCTTATGAGACTTGGTCTTACCCCATGCTGCTTATCAATTTTAATTAGGCAAAAAAgataaattggaatctttccctattttagtggagcaacaactgcttgaaattgaaaataagctttgaaaaaacaGACATGTGGCTTTACCAtatttgtttcctcttctttctatTTGCCTATAATTTTGCTTACAGTTTTTATTTGCAAAAATATTACTAATAATTTCACTTACAAAAATGATTTAACATGATTGCATAAAATAAACAGTTATTTTACTTTCCATAGAGCCACCTGCTCCACAAATTACTGCTAAAAAAGTTGAGCTGATGCTAGCTTAAAAAAATTCAATATACAAGACAAAACAATTTCAACAGACTACAAATTTAAAAATTTACACGACTTTTGTAAAAATTATCCTAAAAATCTCAACAGAACACAGTGAAATTTTTGTAGGAAGCTCCCTTCCATTCGACCTCAAGGTTTACAATAGCTTCAATATTTTGCCCTGCCGCGCTGTTCTGCCAAAACAGAACAGTCGACCTCTTTCACATTAGCAACGCAATTTCCCTCATTATGCCATCAGAAGCCATGGCCGaagaaggaaaatgaaatacaGACAATTGAACAGTCAGTTacgcatcaaaattcaattttaaatactATAATACATGATTTTCAGGACAATAAGCTCTTCAATGCACCATCACAGTCTTGCCATTACCGAAATAGGGTTTAAAATTGGAAGCATATGAAGATGTCATTGGAACGCCGCCTGAAACTTTCAATCTATTGATAATCTCCTCAAATAGTTCTGGATCGCAGGGAATAGTAACAAGTCCGGTAAAATAATCAAAGCCAAATTCCTCCTCAGCCATGCGCAGCAGATCTTTAAACACAGGATGCTTCAAATAATCCACCGGAATAACAAATCGCCCCCCCTCGCAATCCTCCTTTGCAGCGTAAACCGCCAGGTGACCTCTCGGAACAGAATTTTCCGACCGCCGCCTCCGCTGCCGATCATCCTTTACACCGTAATCCGCCATGAGACCTCGCGGAACAGAGCTTTCCGACCGCCGCCGATCATTTTTCACGGCGTAATCCGCCATGTGACTTTGCGGAACAGAACTTTCCGAGCGCCTCCTTTCAATCTGgttctcctcttcctcttcctgGTCGATAGAGCGGCGGCGCAGCTTAAATGAAAGCGTTTTCTTCAGACTTCCGAGCCTCTGCAACTTCTTTGTGATCTGCCTTATCTTCTCCAGACTCTGGCTTCTCTCCATTACTGATCTACAGAGCTCTGTGCAAATATTTTGCTGATTCTTGAATCTTTGAAGGAGGCGCTTTGTAATGGAGAAGAGTGGAAAGGAGGAGTTGATTATATAGTGAAAAAAGGAAGCGAGGTCCGGCATAAGTTGTGGCTGTGGAAGCGCGCAGGAGGTTGTGGCATGGATTGAAAGACGGGATAAAAACAGAGATTTTGGGTTCCATATCTGCTGCATTGGGCCACCTTTGTCTGCAATCTTTAACACAATCAATGGCCTACTTAAATTTGTACAGCTCATATGACCCAGAGCTTAAGCTGATGGATTTGACATCTGATGATGAAAGCGGCTAAACTCCACATTTAAGGATGCAAATTCAGTAAAACCATATGTCCAACCTCCAAATCCCTCTTAATGTAGTTTTGATCATTATACGTATCTCCTAGTTTGATCATTATATATTACTCTACTACATACTCTTCGAATACTACTCAATCTACTCATTAAAAATCTTTAATTTCCCATCTATTATGGCTGTTTTTGCACTTTTAATCGTATATTACAATTAATATTAGTGGACAGTATGTATGGACATACAATTTTTTCCAAAAATCATATATATGacacttaaaattattaataagccGTTAAAAAATTATAACAGGTAAtacatattgatatatattattttacaacgtttattataaatatatgaatttatttagaatattttaaaatggtaggattaagatataattgtttctaattttatattatttttatatgaatttttagtatgttttttcttatgtgaatttagaaactttgtcaatttattttttaacattttttataagattgtcttaaatatc
This genomic stretch from Cryptomeria japonica chromosome 8, Sugi_1.0, whole genome shotgun sequence harbors:
- the LOC131857416 gene encoding uncharacterized protein LOC131857416; its protein translation is MPDLASFFHYIINSSFPLFSITKRLLQRFKNQQNICTELCRSVMERSQSLEKIRQITKKLQRLGSLKKTLSFKLRRRSIDQEEEEENQIERRRSESSVPQSHMADYAVKNDRRRSESSVPRGLMADYGVKDDRQRRRRSENSVPRGHLAVYAAKEDCEGGRFVIPVDYLKHPVFKDLLRMAEEEFGFDYFTGLVTIPCDPELFEEIINRLKVSGGVPMTSSYASNFKPYFGNGKTVMVH